The genome window AATCGATACAAAGAGTAAAGCCGTAATTGTATTTGCTATCCAGAATCTAAAAGAATCCCTAAGTTTTCTTAATAAAAAACCCCTAAAGACAATTTCCTCAGTTATTCCAACTAATAGAATAGTATTAAGCCATTCGCCAAACCCTATTTGAAAATCGATATTATTTTCTAAAATGGTGAGATTTAAAACTACATATGTTATGAAGACTAAGGATACCCAACCTGTCCATTTTAACCCTTTTCTAAAGTTATGACGTAATCCTAAATAGGAAAACGGATTACTTTTTTCCATAATTTTAACTAAAAATATTACGGGAACGACCCAAATAACTATTTTAATAATGGCTGATGTTATAGCTCTTGGAATAGAATCCATCAGATCTAAATATTGAACTAACCATAATTCTCTTATACACCATAGGGCATAAAATGTTATGAAATATACCCAAATGTAATTTTTATTTACTTTTAATTCTATTAGAAACTCCCCTTTTCTTCTTCAACAATCCTGCCCCCAATAGTTAAATAACTCTCACTTCACAATACCACAATATTCAAAAATATTTATTAAAGAAAAAGACAATCGTTTTGATGATTGCCTTGTTTAACTATTGCACCCTATAGTTAAATTAACTTATTATCGGTACGATCCGTTCTTCTGCCCAATGAAGTATAAACTGTTTTTGACGAGGATTTAAGTTTTCAGGTAAATCTTCTTTTCGAAAGAATCTATGTTCCTTACTTTCTAATCCTCTTTGTTTTAGTACACCATCATATTTCCTTGCCTTAAAAATAACCTGAACACTATTGCACGAAACAACTTTCTCCTGAATAAATTCCAAATAACTCCAATCCATTTACTTCCAATCCTGTCTCCTCAAAAGTTTCCCTTTTAACTGTTTCTTCAAAGGTTTCCCCTATTTCCATTACTCCACCAGGAATACACCAATTATCTTCATCAGTTCGATGCTGTAATAATATACATTCATTTTCTTCTATTACCAATAAACTTTCTCATATCTTTAATATAGTTCATTTATATTTACTCCGATCAAATTTAATTGTTAAACTCTTACTGCTATTTTTTCTTGTACTAACCTGCCCGTTTAAAAATAAACTCCCTTTCCAATAATACCATAATATTCAATTAATAATTACAAGAGAAAAAATCGACGGTTTATGGTCGCCTTGTTGAACTCTAGCACCCGTTTGTTTAATGTTTAATAAGAATGGTATCCCCATTTATGTTATTGATCAGTAGCAAATGATTCTATGAATTCGTTAACTTCTTTACTCATTTCTTTATAACGAGTCCAATGAAGATAGTGATGCCCCTCTAAAGTTACAATTTTACTAGATGGAGAATTAGTTAATTGTGTTTCATAAAAAGTCACAAGGTTTTTACCATCCTCTGATATCCTATCTTCTTTCGTGGTGAAGAATAAAACTGGCATATTAGAAGCAAATTTCATATCTACTGTCTTATCAATATTGTTTTTTATTTCATTGACTTCGGTAACAACGTTCTTGTTAGAACTCTTCCAAGCCGAGATAGCCTTGGTCATTTCTAAATTTCCTTCAGAATACGTACCATCATTAGCAATAGGTAAAAAATCTTCGGGATTTATATATAATGCTAATCTTGCAATTCCGGTCGGTGCCAGATAACTCAAATATTCAGGCATTGTAGGAGCTTCTTCGCCAAAATATTTCAATGCTTGTGGTAATGTAGAATCTATACCTACTACAGCTTGCACTTCATCCGGGTACGTATTGGCATAATACATACTATATATGCCGGAAATGGAATGAGGCATCAATATGTATGGGCCTTGTATATCAGATTTTTTTAGAGCATATCTTATTTCTTCTACGATGTTTTCCACTGTTCGTTCTTTGTTAGTTATATCGCTCCATCCGTAACCAAACGGCTCTACCACTACGACCTTATTTTTCTTTGCCATTTCATTTACCAAAGGTTCAAAATCCAGTGCCGGTGCAGCAGTTCCAGCACCACTTATTAAAACAATTGTATTATCGCCCTCACCCTTTGCATAAAGGTGCATATTCTTACCATCCACTTCAACTAATTCCCCTAATGGTGGATATTTTTTTTGTTCATATGCTGTCATAATGTTGCTGAAAATGAACCAAATAGCAGATGCTGTCACTATTGCAATTAAAATATTCCTGAAAACTACCCAAAGTCTAAATTTCTTTTTAGTATTCTTCATAATTCCTATGGCCTTCTTTCTTTTTAATTCCATCATAACTTGGAAACGCATTCCTAGTAATGAACCTTAGAAATAAATTAAGATAGGCCTTGAGGCTTAT of Oceanobacillus zhaokaii contains these proteins:
- a CDS encoding CPBP family intramembrane glutamic endopeptidase, encoding MDSIPRAITSAIIKIVIWVVPVIFLVKIMEKSNPFSYLGLRHNFRKGLKWTGWVSLVFITYVVLNLTILENNIDFQIGFGEWLNTILLVGITEEIVFRGFLLRKLRDSFRFWIANTITALLFVSIHFPIWFYKGLLEFPYILNPIITTFVLGIIFGFIYKKSKSLWSVIIIHSLYNLLVSLFYYHEN
- a CDS encoding NUDIX domain-containing protein, which codes for MVIEENECILLQHRTDEDNWCIPGGVMEIGETFEETVKRETFEETGLEVNGLELFGIYSGESCFVQ
- a CDS encoding alpha/beta fold hydrolase; this translates as MKNTKKKFRLWVVFRNILIAIVTASAIWFIFSNIMTAYEQKKYPPLGELVEVDGKNMHLYAKGEGDNTIVLISGAGTAAPALDFEPLVNEMAKKNKVVVVEPFGYGWSDITNKERTVENIVEEIRYALKKSDIQGPYILMPHSISGIYSMYYANTYPDEVQAVVGIDSTLPQALKYFGEEAPTMPEYLSYLAPTGIARLALYINPEDFLPIANDGTYSEGNLEMTKAISAWKSSNKNVVTEVNEIKNNIDKTVDMKFASNMPVLFFTTKEDRISEDGKNLVTFYETQLTNSPSSKIVTLEGHHYLHWTRYKEMSKEVNEFIESFATDQ